Proteins found in one Microbacterium sp. LWS13-1.2 genomic segment:
- the glsA gene encoding glutaminase A, whose amino-acid sequence MDPITALLHEVLEDIRPHDDGAPAGYIPELAAADPERLALAVVGPRGRVRAVGDVTHEFTIQSISKPFVLALALADRGRDAVLRKVGAEPSGEPFNAISLEPLTGRPANPMVNAGAIATSSLIPGDVVDDRTSRIVEGLSAFAGRSLWVDEQVYASESATGDRNRALAHLLHSYGIIDGSVEIAVETYFRQCSLLVTVRDLAVMSATLAFGGLNPVTGERVVAEAVARDVLSIMTSCGMYDYSGEWLLRVGLPAKSGVSGGLLAVAPSQFGVAAFSPRLDEHGNSVRGIALLETLGERFGMHMLEPHESVAVPAFTVEDTDTGRVLRLAGELGLAGTERVVAVLRELAEALPEGAEVTVDARDLGRTHSAALVALRTEFEQMPHGIHLRE is encoded by the coding sequence GTGGATCCCATCACGGCGCTGCTGCACGAGGTTCTCGAAGACATCCGGCCCCACGACGACGGCGCCCCGGCGGGATACATCCCCGAACTCGCCGCCGCCGACCCGGAGCGGCTGGCGCTCGCGGTGGTGGGTCCGCGCGGGCGCGTGCGGGCGGTCGGTGACGTCACTCACGAGTTCACGATCCAGTCGATCTCGAAGCCGTTCGTGCTCGCCCTCGCACTGGCCGACCGGGGGCGCGACGCGGTGCTGCGCAAGGTCGGGGCCGAGCCGAGCGGCGAACCCTTCAACGCGATCAGTCTCGAACCCCTCACCGGGCGACCAGCCAATCCGATGGTCAACGCGGGGGCGATCGCGACCTCGTCGCTGATCCCCGGCGATGTCGTCGACGACCGCACGTCCCGCATCGTCGAGGGTCTCTCCGCCTTCGCGGGACGCTCGCTGTGGGTCGACGAGCAGGTCTACGCCTCGGAGTCGGCGACCGGCGACCGCAACCGCGCGCTGGCACACCTCCTGCACTCGTACGGCATCATCGACGGCTCGGTCGAGATCGCCGTCGAGACCTACTTCCGCCAGTGCTCGCTGCTCGTGACCGTTCGCGACCTCGCCGTGATGTCGGCGACCCTCGCCTTCGGCGGCCTCAATCCGGTCACCGGCGAACGGGTCGTCGCCGAGGCGGTGGCCCGTGACGTGCTGTCGATCATGACGAGCTGCGGCATGTACGACTATTCGGGCGAATGGCTGCTGCGCGTCGGCCTGCCGGCGAAGAGCGGGGTCAGCGGCGGTCTTCTCGCCGTCGCCCCGTCGCAGTTCGGCGTCGCCGCATTCAGTCCCCGCCTCGACGAGCACGGCAACTCCGTACGCGGCATCGCTCTCCTCGAGACGCTCGGCGAGCGGTTCGGCATGCACATGCTCGAGCCGCACGAGAGCGTCGCGGTTCCGGCCTTCACGGTCGAGGACACGGACACGGGACGCGTGCTCCGCCTGGCGGGCGAGCTCGGACTGGCGGGCACAGAGCGTGTCGTCGCCGTGCTGCGCGAGCTCGCCGAGGCGCTGCCGGAGGGCGCCGAAGTCACGGTCGACGCCCGCGACCTGGGCCGCACGCACAGCGCGGCGCTCGTCGCGCTGCGCACGGAGTTCGAGCAGATGCCCCACGGCATTCATCTGCGCGAGTGA
- the rpe gene encoding ribulose-phosphate 3-epimerase, translating into MQTELARIATADFVHVDVMDNHFVPNLTFGPQMVERIQATSPVPLDVHLMITNPDRWAPGYAELGAASVTFHLEAAKEPVALARRLRAIGARAGVAVKPATPVEGLFDLLDDFDQILVMTVEPGFGGQSFMPETMPKLRRLADEARRRGSSVWLQVDGGIGESTIAQAAEAGADTFVAGSAVFGADDPANAISGLRASARAHAH; encoded by the coding sequence ATGCAGACGGAGCTCGCGCGCATCGCCACGGCGGACTTCGTCCACGTCGACGTCATGGACAACCACTTCGTGCCGAACCTGACGTTCGGGCCGCAGATGGTCGAGCGCATCCAGGCGACGAGCCCCGTGCCGCTGGACGTCCACCTCATGATCACGAACCCCGACCGCTGGGCACCCGGCTATGCGGAACTCGGCGCCGCCTCGGTCACGTTCCATCTCGAGGCGGCGAAGGAGCCGGTCGCTCTCGCGCGCCGCCTCCGCGCGATCGGCGCGCGCGCCGGTGTCGCGGTGAAGCCTGCGACGCCCGTGGAGGGTCTCTTCGACCTCCTCGACGACTTCGACCAGATCCTCGTGATGACCGTGGAGCCCGGCTTCGGCGGTCAGTCGTTCATGCCCGAGACGATGCCGAAGCTGCGACGCCTGGCGGACGAGGCTCGCCGCCGCGGGTCGTCGGTCTGGCTGCAGGTCGACGGCGGCATCGGCGAGTCGACCATCGCGCAGGCGGCGGAGGCGGGCGCCGACACGTTCGTCGCCGGATCCGCAGTCTTCGGTGCCGACGATCCCGCGAACGCCATCTCCGGGCTCCGGGCATCCGCCCGCGCCCACGCCCACTGA
- a CDS encoding phosphoribosyl-ATP diphosphatase → MKTFDTLYAELAAKAAERPEGSGTVAQLDAGVHAIGKKIVEEAAEVWMAAEYESTDAAAEEISQLLYHLQVLMLAKGLSLEDVYRHL, encoded by the coding sequence GTGAAGACGTTCGACACGCTGTACGCCGAGCTCGCCGCGAAAGCGGCCGAGCGCCCCGAGGGTTCGGGAACCGTCGCACAGCTGGACGCGGGCGTGCACGCGATCGGCAAGAAGATCGTGGAAGAGGCCGCCGAGGTGTGGATGGCGGCCGAGTACGAGTCGACGGATGCCGCAGCCGAGGAGATCTCTCAGCTGCTGTACCACCTGCAGGTGCTGATGCTCGCGAAGGGGCTGAGCCTCGAGGATGTCTACCGACATCTCTGA
- the hisG gene encoding ATP phosphoribosyltransferase, which yields MLRIAVPNKGSLAETASEMLHEAGYIGRRDPKDLHVIDPQNEVEFFYLRPKDIATYVGSGALDVGITGRDLLLDARMPGAREIEQLGFAASTFRFAAPAGRFSEVTDLEGARIATSYPGLVDGFLDEHGVAADLVPLDGAVESAVELGVADAIADVVETGTTLRQAGLDVFGPVILKSEAVLIGAPTEAEGVETLLRRLRGVMVAQRYVMVDYDLPADLVDTAVQIAPGIESPTISPLRDAAWVAVRVMVARKGVNQVMDALYAIGARAILVTAIHNARL from the coding sequence ATGCTGCGAATCGCCGTGCCGAACAAGGGATCGCTCGCCGAGACCGCCTCCGAGATGCTCCACGAGGCGGGTTACATCGGGCGCCGCGACCCGAAGGACCTCCACGTCATCGACCCTCAGAACGAGGTCGAGTTCTTCTATCTCCGCCCCAAGGACATCGCCACCTACGTCGGCTCGGGCGCGCTCGACGTCGGCATCACCGGCCGTGACCTGCTGCTCGACGCGCGGATGCCCGGCGCCCGCGAGATCGAGCAGCTCGGGTTCGCGGCCTCCACCTTCCGCTTCGCGGCGCCCGCCGGGCGCTTCTCCGAGGTGACCGACCTCGAGGGCGCGCGCATCGCGACCTCGTACCCGGGGCTCGTCGACGGCTTCCTCGACGAGCACGGCGTCGCCGCGGACCTCGTGCCGCTCGACGGCGCCGTCGAGTCGGCCGTCGAGCTGGGCGTCGCGGACGCGATCGCCGACGTCGTGGAGACCGGCACCACGCTGCGCCAGGCGGGCCTGGACGTCTTCGGGCCGGTGATCCTCAAGTCCGAGGCCGTGCTCATCGGCGCGCCGACCGAGGCGGAGGGCGTCGAGACGCTGCTCCGGCGCCTGCGGGGCGTCATGGTGGCTCAGCGCTACGTCATGGTCGACTACGACCTGCCGGCGGATCTCGTCGACACCGCCGTCCAGATCGCTCCCGGCATCGAGTCGCCGACCATCTCCCCGCTGCGGGATGCGGCGTGGGTGGCGGTGCGGGTGATGGTCGCCCGCAAGGGCGTCAACCAGGTCATGGACGCGCTGTACGCGATCGGCGCCCGCGCGATCCTCGTGACAGCGATCCACAACGCGAGGCTCTGA
- the hisF gene encoding imidazole glycerol phosphate synthase subunit HisF encodes MSLVCRVIPCLDVAAGRVVKGVNFQNLRDMGDPVELAREYFHQGADEITFLDVTATVDERSTTYDVVRRTAEEVFIPLTVGGGVRSADDVGRLLAVGADKIGVNSAAIARPALLDEIADRFGAQVLVLSLDVKRASPDLLDRVPSGFVVTTHGGRTETELDALEWAREAVERGAGELLVNSIDADGTKQGFDLELVALMREVASVPVIASGGAGSAADFGPAIAAGADAVLAASVFHSGQLTIGDVKAAMAADGIAVREVAA; translated from the coding sequence ATGAGCCTGGTCTGCCGCGTCATCCCGTGCCTCGACGTCGCCGCGGGTCGCGTCGTGAAGGGCGTCAACTTCCAGAACCTGCGCGACATGGGCGATCCCGTCGAGCTCGCGCGGGAGTACTTCCACCAGGGCGCCGACGAGATCACCTTCCTCGACGTGACGGCGACGGTCGACGAGCGGTCCACGACCTACGACGTCGTCCGGCGCACCGCCGAAGAGGTCTTCATCCCGCTCACCGTCGGCGGCGGAGTCCGCTCGGCCGACGACGTCGGCCGGCTGCTGGCCGTGGGCGCCGACAAGATCGGCGTGAACTCCGCCGCCATCGCCCGCCCCGCGCTCCTCGACGAGATCGCCGACCGGTTCGGCGCCCAGGTGCTCGTGCTCTCGCTCGACGTGAAGCGCGCCTCGCCCGACCTGCTCGACCGGGTGCCGTCCGGCTTCGTCGTCACGACGCACGGCGGGCGCACCGAGACGGAGCTCGACGCGCTGGAATGGGCGCGCGAAGCGGTCGAGCGCGGCGCAGGCGAGCTGCTGGTCAACTCGATCGACGCCGACGGCACGAAGCAGGGGTTCGACCTCGAGCTCGTGGCCCTCATGCGCGAGGTCGCCAGCGTGCCGGTGATCGCCTCGGGAGGCGCGGGCTCGGCCGCCGACTTCGGTCCCGCCATCGCCGCGGGCGCCGACGCCGTGCTCGCGGCATCCGTCTTCCACTCCGGCCAGCTCACCATCGGCGACGTCAAGGCCGCGATGGCCGCCGACGGCATCGCGGTGCGGGAGGTGGCGGCATGA
- the hisI gene encoding phosphoribosyl-AMP cyclohydrolase, with the protein MSESVDERIARVTFTPDGLVAAIIQQWDTREVLMLGWMDAEALRRTLTEGRVTFWSRSRQEYWRKGDTSGNIQLVREARLDCDGDAVLVEVEQIGPACHTGTRTCFDADDLEAVRGPEAVA; encoded by the coding sequence ATGAGCGAGAGTGTCGACGAGCGCATCGCACGCGTGACGTTCACCCCCGACGGCCTGGTGGCGGCGATCATCCAGCAATGGGACACGCGCGAGGTCCTCATGCTCGGCTGGATGGATGCCGAAGCCCTCCGCCGCACCCTCACCGAGGGCCGCGTGACCTTCTGGTCGCGCTCCCGCCAGGAGTACTGGCGCAAGGGCGACACGTCCGGCAACATCCAGCTGGTGCGCGAGGCGCGCCTGGACTGCGATGGCGACGCCGTGCTGGTCGAGGTCGAGCAGATCGGGCCCGCCTGCCACACCGGCACCCGCACGTGCTTCGACGCGGACGACCTCGAGGCCGTCCGCGGCCCGGAGGCCGTCGCGTGA
- a CDS encoding Trp biosynthesis-associated membrane protein, translating to MIHRARLLAVVVTVLCGAIGVISSTQTWLTVVLEDAARHVLEVPGASALPVLAPLSLAVLALGAALSIVGLALRYIFGALAVLIGGVLAWLTARIVLEHPVSAVASVVTESTGIAGESSVATLVASIDATLWPGVTLAVWVVLIAAGGFVLATAHGWSRTGRRYRTDDAAQPALRAGSRRPGGDGSRPHDAAGSRAIDDWDDLSRGEDPTA from the coding sequence GTGATCCACAGGGCGCGACTGCTCGCCGTCGTCGTCACGGTGCTGTGCGGGGCGATCGGGGTGATCTCGTCGACGCAGACGTGGCTCACCGTCGTGCTCGAGGACGCTGCCCGCCACGTGCTCGAGGTGCCGGGCGCCTCGGCTCTGCCGGTACTTGCCCCGCTCAGCCTCGCCGTGCTCGCTCTCGGCGCGGCCCTCTCGATCGTCGGGCTCGCGCTGCGGTACATCTTCGGCGCACTTGCCGTCCTCATCGGTGGCGTGCTGGCCTGGCTGACCGCCCGCATCGTGCTGGAGCATCCCGTCTCGGCCGTCGCCTCCGTCGTCACCGAATCCACCGGCATCGCGGGCGAGTCGTCCGTCGCGACGCTCGTCGCGTCGATCGACGCGACGCTCTGGCCGGGGGTGACCCTCGCCGTCTGGGTGGTGCTCATCGCAGCCGGAGGATTCGTCCTCGCCACCGCACACGGCTGGTCGCGCACCGGGCGGCGGTACCGCACGGACGACGCCGCACAGCCGGCTCTGCGGGCCGGTTCCCGCCGTCCCGGCGGCGACGGTTCGCGCCCCCACGACGCCGCCGGATCCCGGGCCATCGACGACTGGGACGACCTGTCGCGTGGCGAGGATCCCACCGCCTGA
- a CDS encoding DUF6704 family protein, translating into MSNNIGDPGHGHSPAAWTAVVIMLVAVALGTLFYFLDMPALVWASAGLLVVGAIVGWAMSRAGYGVNGSKYVAKEH; encoded by the coding sequence ATGAGCAACAACATCGGCGACCCCGGCCACGGACACTCGCCCGCCGCCTGGACGGCCGTCGTGATCATGCTCGTGGCGGTCGCACTCGGAACCCTCTTCTACTTCCTCGACATGCCCGCCCTCGTGTGGGCATCCGCCGGTCTCCTCGTCGTCGGCGCGATCGTCGGCTGGGCGATGTCGCGCGCCGGTTACGGCGTGAACGGGTCGAAGTACGTGGCGAAAGAGCACTGA
- the trpC gene encoding indole-3-glycerol phosphate synthase TrpC encodes MLADLTAGAVEDAEARASLRPVAAVEAAALAQRPAIDAVAALAPSDRVKIIAEVKRASPSRGDLAAIPDPALQARRYEEGGASAISVLTEGRRFKGSLADLEAVKAAVTLPVLRKDFIATEYQVLEARAAGADLVLLIVAALEQDVLARLHAFTRELGMTALVETHSAAEVDRAAELDAQLIGVNARDLSTFQLDRDLFGRLAERIPAGAVRIAESAVLVPEDVAHYRAAGADVVLVGEALVTNDPVSTLRAFLQAGAGDALSEGRATQ; translated from the coding sequence GTGCTCGCCGACCTGACGGCCGGCGCGGTTGAGGATGCCGAGGCACGCGCCTCGTTGCGGCCAGTGGCGGCAGTCGAGGCCGCAGCGCTGGCGCAGCGTCCCGCGATCGACGCCGTCGCCGCCCTCGCTCCCTCCGACCGCGTCAAGATCATCGCCGAGGTCAAGCGGGCGAGCCCCTCGCGGGGCGACCTCGCGGCGATCCCCGACCCCGCGTTGCAGGCCCGTCGCTACGAGGAGGGCGGCGCGTCCGCGATCTCCGTCCTCACCGAGGGACGGCGCTTCAAGGGAAGCCTCGCCGACCTCGAGGCGGTGAAGGCCGCGGTCACCCTGCCGGTGCTGCGCAAGGACTTCATCGCCACCGAGTACCAGGTGCTCGAGGCCCGGGCCGCCGGTGCGGACCTCGTGCTGCTCATCGTCGCCGCGCTCGAGCAGGATGTGCTCGCCCGCCTGCACGCGTTCACCCGCGAGCTGGGCATGACCGCGCTCGTCGAGACGCACTCGGCCGCAGAGGTCGACCGTGCGGCAGAGCTCGACGCGCAGCTCATCGGCGTCAATGCACGCGACCTGTCGACGTTCCAGCTCGACCGCGACCTGTTCGGGCGGCTGGCGGAGCGCATCCCCGCCGGCGCGGTGAGGATCGCCGAGTCGGCTGTGCTCGTCCCCGAGGACGTCGCCCACTACCGGGCGGCGGGCGCGGACGTCGTCCTCGTCGGCGAGGCCCTGGTCACCAACGATCCCGTATCCACCCTGCGCGCCTTCCTGCAGGCAGGCGCGGGCGATGCACTGAGCGAAGGAAGGGCGACGCAGTGA
- the trpB gene encoding tryptophan synthase subunit beta produces MSLREAPGPLFGEFGGRYMPESLIAAIDELAAEYEAAKVDPAFQSEFVRLLHSYAGRPSPITEVARFAEHAGGARVFLKREDLNHTGSHKINNVLGQALLTQRLGKTRVIAETGAGQHGVATATAAALFGFECTIYMGEVDTERQALNVARMRLLGAEVVPVKTGSRTLKDAINDAYRDWVASVETTNYIFGTAAGPHPFPAMVRDFQKVISEEARAQLLEEAGRLPDAVIACVGGGSNAIGMFDAFLDDDVKLYGVEAAGDGVDTPRHAASIERGRPGVLHGAKTYVLQDEDGQTVESHSISAGLDYPGVGPEHAWLASIGRAEYIPATDDEAMQALRLLSETEGIIPAIESAHALAGALRIGRELGPDAILAVCLSGRGDKDMDTAARYFHLYDAAAAAAEGAGPVETAPSDDAAKGEGTKL; encoded by the coding sequence GTGAGTCTTCGCGAGGCCCCCGGGCCGCTGTTCGGCGAGTTCGGCGGGCGCTACATGCCCGAATCCCTCATCGCCGCCATCGATGAGCTGGCGGCCGAGTACGAGGCCGCCAAGGTCGATCCCGCGTTCCAGTCCGAGTTCGTCCGCCTGCTCCACTCGTACGCGGGCCGCCCGTCGCCGATCACCGAGGTGGCGCGGTTCGCCGAGCACGCCGGGGGAGCGCGCGTGTTCCTCAAGCGCGAGGACCTGAACCACACCGGCTCGCACAAGATCAACAACGTGCTCGGCCAGGCGCTGCTCACCCAGCGCCTCGGCAAGACCCGCGTGATCGCCGAGACGGGCGCCGGCCAGCACGGCGTCGCGACCGCGACCGCCGCGGCGCTGTTCGGCTTCGAGTGCACGATCTACATGGGCGAGGTCGACACCGAGCGCCAGGCGCTCAACGTCGCCCGCATGCGCCTCTTGGGCGCCGAGGTGGTGCCGGTGAAGACCGGCTCGCGCACGCTGAAGGACGCCATCAACGACGCCTACCGCGACTGGGTCGCCAGCGTCGAGACGACGAACTACATCTTCGGCACCGCCGCGGGACCGCATCCGTTCCCGGCGATGGTGCGCGACTTCCAGAAGGTGATCTCCGAAGAGGCGCGCGCCCAGCTGCTCGAAGAGGCCGGGCGGCTTCCGGATGCCGTCATCGCCTGCGTCGGCGGCGGCTCGAACGCCATCGGCATGTTCGACGCCTTCCTCGACGACGACGTGAAGCTCTACGGGGTGGAGGCCGCCGGCGACGGCGTGGACACTCCTCGCCACGCCGCATCGATCGAGCGCGGACGCCCGGGAGTGCTGCACGGCGCGAAGACCTACGTACTGCAGGACGAGGACGGCCAGACGGTCGAGTCGCACTCCATCTCGGCGGGACTCGACTACCCGGGCGTCGGACCCGAGCACGCCTGGCTCGCCTCGATCGGGCGTGCCGAGTACATCCCCGCGACCGACGACGAGGCGATGCAGGCGCTGCGGCTGCTCTCCGAGACCGAGGGCATCATTCCGGCGATCGAGTCGGCGCACGCCCTCGCCGGCGCGCTGCGCATCGGGCGGGAGCTCGGCCCGGACGCGATCCTCGCGGTCTGCCTATCGGGCCGCGGCGACAAGGACATGGACACCGCCGCGCGCTACTTCCACCTGTACGACGCTGCCGCCGCTGCGGCGGAGGGCGCCGGGCCAGTCGAGACCGCACCGTCCGACGACGCCGCCAAGGGAGAGGGCACCAAGCTATGA
- the trpA gene encoding tryptophan synthase subunit alpha, which produces MSSRVAAAIDAANAAGRGAFVGYLPIGYPDLRTSIDAAVALAENGADVLELGPPYSDPVMDGTVIQEATQAALAGGFRLRDTFTAVREITRRVDVPVLVMTYWNPVLQYGVDRYADDLLAAGGAGLITPDITPEAAPEWIAASERTGLDRVFLAAPTSTDERLELIVRQSTGFVYTVSTMGITGERAQLDAAARTLVARLREHGVEHACVGIGISNADQVAGVLEYADGAIVGTALVRALREGGIDGLAATARSLAAGTARSAN; this is translated from the coding sequence ATGAGCTCCCGCGTCGCCGCGGCGATCGACGCCGCCAACGCCGCCGGTCGAGGCGCGTTCGTCGGCTACCTGCCGATCGGCTACCCCGACCTGCGCACGAGCATCGACGCGGCCGTCGCCCTCGCCGAGAACGGCGCCGACGTCCTCGAGCTCGGCCCGCCCTACTCCGACCCGGTGATGGACGGCACCGTCATCCAGGAGGCCACGCAGGCCGCCCTCGCCGGCGGCTTCCGGCTGCGCGACACGTTCACGGCGGTGCGCGAGATCACACGCCGCGTGGACGTTCCGGTGCTCGTGATGACGTACTGGAACCCCGTGCTGCAGTACGGGGTCGACCGATACGCCGACGATCTCCTCGCCGCCGGGGGAGCGGGCCTCATCACCCCGGACATCACGCCCGAAGCCGCGCCCGAGTGGATCGCGGCCAGCGAGCGCACGGGACTGGACCGCGTGTTCCTCGCCGCGCCGACATCGACCGACGAGCGCCTCGAGCTGATCGTCCGGCAGTCCACCGGGTTCGTCTACACGGTCTCCACCATGGGCATCACCGGCGAACGGGCGCAGCTGGATGCCGCCGCACGCACGCTCGTCGCCCGGCTGCGCGAGCACGGCGTCGAGCACGCCTGTGTCGGCATCGGCATCTCGAACGCCGATCAGGTGGCGGGCGTCCTCGAGTACGCCGACGGCGCGATCGTCGGCACCGCGCTCGTCCGGGCGCTGCGCGAGGGGGGAATCGACGGCCTCGCCGCGACCGCGCGCAGCCTCGCCGCCGGCACCGCGCGCAGCGCGAACTAG
- the lgt gene encoding prolipoprotein diacylglyceryl transferase produces the protein MITAAASVVASIPSPSISYFDIGPLRIHIYALCIITGIIVAVLWTNARLTKRGAEPWVVIDIALLAVPLAIITARIYHVLTHWSFYFGEGANPLSALYIWEGGIAIYGALIGGAVGAWLGCRWTGIRFWTFADALAPGLLLAQAIGRFGNWFNQELYGLPTDVPWGLEIDYPNPAWPIGLPEGTLFHPTFLYEVLWNALGVLVIVWVGRRFRLQWGRLFAVYLMWYSAGRIVWESIRIDPSDIFLGLRTNVWAAILGVVVGLAIFFVQKRRHPGLEPSPYVSGREWNAGQAVQSQNTDDFVDVSEPPTSEVEEVSATSTPATK, from the coding sequence ATGATCACCGCCGCCGCGAGCGTCGTCGCCAGCATCCCGAGCCCGTCGATCAGCTACTTCGACATCGGCCCCCTGCGGATCCACATCTACGCGCTGTGCATCATCACGGGGATCATCGTCGCCGTGCTGTGGACGAACGCCCGCCTCACCAAGCGGGGGGCCGAGCCGTGGGTCGTCATCGACATCGCCCTGCTCGCCGTGCCGCTCGCGATCATCACCGCCCGGATCTACCACGTCCTCACGCACTGGAGCTTCTACTTCGGCGAGGGTGCGAACCCGTTGTCGGCGCTGTACATCTGGGAGGGCGGCATCGCGATCTACGGCGCCCTCATCGGCGGCGCCGTCGGCGCGTGGCTCGGCTGCCGGTGGACCGGCATCCGCTTCTGGACCTTCGCCGACGCGCTCGCGCCCGGCCTCCTCCTCGCCCAGGCGATCGGCCGCTTCGGCAACTGGTTCAACCAGGAGCTGTACGGCCTGCCGACCGATGTGCCGTGGGGCCTCGAGATCGACTACCCGAACCCCGCGTGGCCGATCGGCCTGCCGGAGGGGACGCTCTTCCACCCCACCTTCCTCTACGAGGTTCTCTGGAACGCGCTGGGCGTCCTGGTGATCGTGTGGGTCGGCCGCCGCTTCCGCCTGCAGTGGGGGCGCCTGTTCGCCGTATACCTCATGTGGTACAGCGCCGGACGCATCGTGTGGGAGTCGATCCGCATCGACCCCAGCGACATCTTCCTGGGCCTGCGCACCAACGTCTGGGCGGCCATCCTGGGCGTCGTCGTCGGTCTGGCGATCTTCTTCGTGCAGAAGCGCCGCCACCCGGGTCTCGAGCCGTCGCCCTATGTGTCCGGCCGCGAGTGGAACGCCGGACAGGCTGTACAATCGCAGAACACCGACGACTTCGTCGACGTCAGCGAACCCCCGACGTCCGAGGTCGAAGAGGTCAGCGCCACAAGCACTCCTGCCACCAAATAA